The Candidatus Polarisedimenticolia bacterium genome contains the following window.
ACGCCGCCTACGGCTTCAACTTCTTTCACGAGATGCAAACGATGGCCGCCCGGGGCTATGTCGTCCTGTATCCCAATCCCCGGGGCAGCACGAGCTACGGCCAGGAGTTCGGCAACGTCATTCAGTATCGCTATCCCGGCGACGATGCCCGGGATCTGCTGGCGGGCGTGGACGACCTGGTCCGGCGCGGCTACGTCGACGAGCGCCGGGTCGGGGTCACCGGTGGCAGCGGAGGAGGAGTCCTGACCAACTGGCTGATCGGCCACACGTCCCGGTTCGCCGCGGCGGTCTCGCAGCGCTCCATCGCCGACTGGTCGGCCTGGTGGTACACCGCCGATTTCACGCTGTTCCAGCCGACGTGGTTCAAGGGGGCGCCCTGGGAGCAGGCCGACGATTACCGCGCCCGTTCGCCGCTGAGCTACGTCAACGACATCAAGACGCCGCTGATGCTCATCGAGGGGGAGGCGGATCTTCGAACGCCTCCGGCCACGGGGGGGGAGCAGCTCTTCCGCGCCCTGAAGTACCTTCGCCGCCCCGTCGTCATGGTCCGCTTTCCGGGCGAGTCGCACGAGCTGTCGCGCTCGGGCGATCCCTGGCATCGCGTCGAGCGCCTGGAGCACATCACGAACTGGTTCGACATCCATCTCCAGGGCAAGGAGCTCCACGTCTACGACCTGCCCGGGAGCGCGGCGGGATCGAAGACGGCGACCTCCGCCACGGGCGATCGGCGGGGGGATGGGGCGGCCGATCTCCCTTGAGGGGGCCAGCCTGCCCTCTGCTCCGCCCCAGCGCGAGGGGCGCTCGCTGGCCCACTTGACAATTCACCGGGCGGGCCTTACATCTGACGCATCATGGGGCGGACGCGGCGAGGGCATGGCCTGGGGCGGGCCGGAGCTATCCTGCTCCTCCTGGCGGTCACCGCGTCACCAACATTCGCCGCCGAAAAGCCGGTCAAGGTCGACGTGGGTGGCGGCGTGGCCATCCAGGACTTCGCGAGCGACAGCGGGGGGGTCGGCCCCGATCCCCGGGGCATCTTCATGACGGTCGGCCTGGTCCAGCGGCGCGGCATCTACTTCCGTGTGAATGCGGGCATCTCGTCGGACGAGGTGTTCGCCTTTACCGACCTGGGCCTCGGCGCCGAGCCGGCCGTCGACTCCTACGACCTGACGCGCCTCGAAGCCAGCGTAGGCTACGTGTTCAACCAGCGCGGCGTGGTCCGCCTGTTCGTGCACGGCGGCTATTCCCTGATCAGCGTGCAGGAGAAGCTCAAGGGGAAGCTGTCGGGTCTCGGCCGGACGCAGATCGACGACAGCGCCACCGCGATCAGCCTGGGGGCGGGAGTCGAGATCGGCGACGGGCACCACATTCTGATCTTCGACCTCGGCGCCGATCCGCAGCTGGAGTTCAAGACCAGCCAGGGCACGACGGCCAAGTTCAGCATGGGCGGCGTCTACGCCGGCTACGTCTATCAGTTCTGAGTCGCCCGCCAGCCTCGACACGGCACCAGGGGCCCTGCAGCAACTCTCCCTGCTGAAAGCGAGGCCGGCGGCACCGCCGGCCGCTTCTCGCGCCCCGGCGCCGAGCCGACCGTCGACGCCGGACCAGGCAGCACGATCGGCGCGCGCAGACACCCGTCTTGCAGTAGCATGGGCGCCAGTCGAGGCGCTCCAGAAGCAGCCCTTCCTTCCAAGTCTTCGGGAGCAGCGCCTGTTCACGTCGGGAATCGCTGGTCCACCGAGGCGATCGCCGGGATGACACGGGACCTCTCATCGCCGTCACACTCCGAGCCCGCCGGCGTCGCCCTGATCGAAGTCCTCATCATGATCCTCGTCATCTCCATCATGACCTCCCTCGCGGTGAACGCGGCCATGACAAAGCTCCAGAAGGCGCAGCTGGCGCGCTGCTTTGCCGAGCTTCGATCCATCCAGGCCCGGATCGATGCCGACCTTCTCGAAGGCGGCCTTCCGGCTCCGGACACCTTCTGGAAGGTGTACTGGCACGGCGTGAAGCCGGGCCCCTATTACTAGCTGATCGATGACAACGATCCCGGCAGCGGACAGGGTGGCGATCTCGACGCGTTCAACGAGAAGGCGCCGGGAGGCGCGCCCCGATCGGGGAAGGACATCCGGTTCGTCGTGCTCTGCCAGCACGACCATGGCGACCTGGCTCTGTACGTCTATGTCGAGGACGACGGCCCGCCGACCGTGGCGGATGCGGCCCACAATCCGCACTACGACCTGCACATTCCGAAGGCCAGCCGATGAGGAGGACACCATCGATTCGATCGAGCGAGACTGAGGCGGGCGCCTCGCGAGCGGCGGGACCCGATCGGCCCGCGGACAGTCGCCTGTGGAGCTGGCTCATCCCCCGAAGACGACGCTACATCGTGAACTGGAAGTACCAGCTGCGGGCCACCCTTTTCATCGTGAATCTCGCCCTGATCATGCTCTTCCTGGTCAACCTGAACGTCCATTTCACGAACAGGGCGAGCACCGAGTCCATCCTGGTCGTCAATCCGGAGCTGCGACCCTCCCTCGAGGCGAGAGACCGCCGTCAGGGCTTGGAGCTGGCTCTGGGTTCCGTGGTCATGATCCTGGGCGTCTTCGCGCTCGGTATCTTCCAGTCCCACAAGACGGCCGGCGCGGGGTTCAGCCTCCGGCGGACGTTGCTCCAGCTGCGTGACGGCCGCTACGACGCGGCCCCCCGGCTGCGGCGCGACGACAACCTCCAGGAGCTGCTCGCACCGATCAACGACCTGGCCCGCGCTCTCCGCGAAATCAACGCGTCCGAGATGGAGACCCTGCAGGCTGTCGTGGAGACGCTCCGGAGAACGACCGCCGATTCGTCGGGGCGCGAGGTGACATCGAAGCTGCTCGACCTCATCCGGGCGAAGCGGGACAGGATCGCCCGGCCCGGCCCCGGCAGCCAGGCTCCGGCCGGCGCCCCGGGCGCCGGGGGCGGGCGAGGCGCAATCTCCTCATCCTGACCGTGGGGTTCCGGCGCGCGGCGAGGAACTGATCAGGGCTGCCGCCTGGCGACCTTGAGCTCCTCCAGCTGCCTGGCCACGTCCTCACCCGCCGACGAGGGCTTCACGCTGCGGTCGATGCGCAGGATGCGGCCATCCACGCCGATATAGAAGGTGCGCCGCGCGGCATAGCCGTCCTGCAGGACGCCGTAGGCGCGGGCGGTCTCCTTGCCCGGGTCGCTCAGGATCGGGTAGTCCAGGCCGAGCGACTCGGCGAACTTGCGGTTGGTCTCGGCGTCGTCGATGCTGGCCGCGAAGTACGCGACCTCGAACGACCGGATTTTGTCGCCGCTCGCACGGAGCGCCGCGCATTCGGCCGTTCAGCCACCCGTGAACGCCTTGGGAAACCAGGCGAGGACGACCGCCTGCTTCCCCTTGAAGTCCGCGAGACTGTGGCTCTTCCCGTCCGAGCCGGGGAGGGAGAACGCCGGCGCGACGTCCCCCACACCCGGCGCCTTCGCCGCCGCGCCGAGGGCGGCTGCGGCGAAGCCGAGTCCGACGAGCGCCATCCCCGCCATTCTCATGAGTGATCCTCCTCGTTTCGTCCGCATCATGCACCCTCGGCCGGAGCTTACGGGCTCGGAGTGAATTTATCCCGGGCACGATCGCGTTCGGCTTTCCGCGTCACCTCGCAGGGAGGATGCATGGTCCTGCCCAGGCGTCGGTCCGAAAAGCCCAGCCTGAGGTGACACACTTCGCAGATCATCGTTCCTTCGAGTCAGGATTGGAGGCGCCGCCGGGATCGGGCCAGCTCCTTGGCGCGCGAGATCGCCACGGCAATCCCCTTGGCATCACGGACCTCCCTCACCTGCGCCTTCTGTCTCGGCTTCAGCTGCCGCATGTAGCCCATGTAGCGGCCCTGCAGGACCATGGAGGCGCGGGCCTTGGCGGAGAGGCGGGGGCGGGAGCGCCCATTGTCATTTGCCGAACCGTTCAAGGAAGCCCCTGCCGACAGCAAGGGCGTCAGGCGACGAAGAGAACGGTCGAACGCCTTGAGTGTCTGACGCAGGGTCATGAGTTCG
Protein-coding sequences here:
- a CDS encoding outer membrane beta-barrel protein, encoding MGRTRRGHGLGRAGAILLLLAVTASPTFAAEKPVKVDVGGGVAIQDFASDSGGVGPDPRGIFMTVGLVQRRGIYFRVNAGISSDEVFAFTDLGLGAEPAVDSYDLTRLEASVGYVFNQRGVVRLFVHGGYSLISVQEKLKGKLSGLGRTQIDDSATAISLGAGVEIGDGHHILIFDLGADPQLEFKTSQGTTAKFSMGGVYAGYVYQF
- a CDS encoding type II secretion system protein; the protein is MTRDLSSPSHSEPAGVALIEVLIMILVISIMTSLAVNAAMTKLQKAQLARCFAELRSIQARIDADLLEGGLPAPDTFWKVYWHGVKPGPYY
- a CDS encoding peroxiredoxin produces the protein MMRTKRGGSLMRMAGMALVGLGFAAAALGAAAKAPGVGDVAPAFSLPGSDGKSHSLADFKGKQAVVLAWFPKAFTGGUTAECAALRASGDKIRSFEVAYFAASIDDAETNRKFAESLGLDYPILSDPGKETARAYGVLQDGYAARRTFYIGVDGRILRIDRSVKPSSAGEDVARQLEELKVARRQP